The Pleurodeles waltl isolate 20211129_DDA chromosome 7, aPleWal1.hap1.20221129, whole genome shotgun sequence genome includes a region encoding these proteins:
- the LOC138304265 gene encoding nucleoside diphosphate kinase B-like isoform X2 — protein MVAMKFMQVWEGFNVVKTGRVMLGETNPVDSRPGTIRGDFCVQVGRNICHGSDSVESAKKEINLGFKPEELISYTSCANEWINEGN, from the exons ATGGTGGCAATGAAGTTTATGCAG GTCTGGGAAGGATTTAATGTGGTGAAGACTGGCAGGGTAATGCTGGGAGAGACCAACCCTGTTGATTCCAGGCCTGGGACCATCCGGGGAGACTTCTGCGTCCAGGTTGGCAG GAACATATGCCATGGCAGTGACTCTGTGGAAAGTGCCAAAAAGGAGATCAACTTGGGGTTCAAGCCAGAAGAGCTGATTTCTTACACTAGCTGCGCCAACGAATGGATCAACGAGGGGAACTGA
- the LOC138304265 gene encoding nucleoside diphosphate kinase B-like isoform X1, whose translation MGSGPVVPMVWEGFNVVKTGRVMLGETNPVDSRPGTIRGDFCVQVGRNICHGSDSVESAKKEINLGFKPEELISYTSCANEWINEGN comes from the exons ATGGGCTCCGGCCCTGTTGTTCCAATG GTCTGGGAAGGATTTAATGTGGTGAAGACTGGCAGGGTAATGCTGGGAGAGACCAACCCTGTTGATTCCAGGCCTGGGACCATCCGGGGAGACTTCTGCGTCCAGGTTGGCAG GAACATATGCCATGGCAGTGACTCTGTGGAAAGTGCCAAAAAGGAGATCAACTTGGGGTTCAAGCCAGAAGAGCTGATTTCTTACACTAGCTGCGCCAACGAATGGATCAACGAGGGGAACTGA